Proteins from a genomic interval of Acetobacterium woodii DSM 1030:
- a CDS encoding iron-containing alcohol dehydrogenase: MSSLKFYGDEIITGPGTLKTIPDIVGQRVVIVTGKSALFKNGTINRIETLLQAQNKVYEIISGIGANPSVADVEAGLIKMNGFNPDTVIAIGGGSVLDAAKVMTLMCEYPELTITAIRNGKAPQKRERIKLIAVPSTSGTASEVTRAAVITFTRENIKIGLKTKAFIPDIAILDGELTLSMPQNVMADSGMDALTHGLEAYINKNADDFTKTMAKGAVVGLLKYLRQSFETGDLNSRQHVHNFQCLAGFAFQNAGLGMDHGIAHAFGGRFGTSHGLLNAIALPYVLEYNQSDPQVKADLAQLSREIGKDIIEEIKELNKTFKIPSSFQAAGIIESEFIENYDELLQNSLMGSTQRNPIKMEAAEMDQVLKNIYYGKN, from the coding sequence ATGAGTAGTTTAAAATTTTATGGAGACGAGATTATCACTGGACCGGGTACTTTAAAGACGATCCCGGATATTGTCGGACAACGGGTTGTGATTGTAACCGGAAAGTCGGCGTTATTTAAAAATGGGACCATTAACCGGATCGAGACGTTGTTACAAGCCCAAAATAAAGTTTACGAGATTATCAGTGGCATTGGGGCAAACCCCAGTGTTGCCGATGTGGAAGCCGGGTTAATCAAAATGAACGGTTTTAATCCCGATACGGTTATTGCCATTGGGGGCGGATCGGTTTTGGATGCGGCTAAAGTGATGACGTTGATGTGTGAATACCCGGAATTGACGATTACCGCAATTAGAAACGGTAAGGCCCCGCAGAAAAGGGAACGCATTAAGTTAATTGCAGTGCCGTCAACATCGGGAACAGCCTCAGAAGTCACCCGCGCGGCAGTTATTACATTTACCCGGGAAAACATTAAAATCGGCCTAAAAACAAAAGCTTTTATTCCCGATATTGCAATTTTAGATGGCGAGCTGACGTTGTCAATGCCCCAAAATGTGATGGCAGATTCGGGAATGGATGCCTTAACCCATGGTTTGGAAGCCTACATTAATAAAAATGCTGATGATTTTACCAAAACAATGGCAAAAGGCGCAGTGGTAGGACTGCTTAAATATCTTCGTCAATCGTTTGAAACGGGTGATCTAAACAGTCGCCAACATGTTCATAATTTTCAGTGTTTAGCCGGCTTTGCTTTTCAGAATGCCGGTTTGGGGATGGATCATGGGATTGCGCACGCCTTTGGCGGTCGTTTTGGAACCAGTCACGGACTGCTTAATGCCATTGCCTTGCCCTATGTGTTGGAATACAATCAAAGCGATCCCCAAGTTAAAGCAGATTTAGCGCAGTTATCTCGGGAAATTGGAAAAGATATTATTGAAGAAATAAAAGAGCTCAATAAAACCTTTAAGATTCCATCATCTTTTCAGGCGGCGGGAATAATAGAATCCGAATTTATCGAAAACTATGATGAGCTGTTGCAAAATTCGTTAATGGGTTCGACGCAAAGAAATCCGATAAAGATGGAGGCAGCAGAAATGGATCAGGTTTTAAAAAATATTTATTATGGCAAAAATTAG
- the mnmA gene encoding tRNA 2-thiouridine(34) synthase MnmA, which translates to MKIVVGMSGGVDSSVAALLLKERGYEVIGVFMKNWEELDDSGVCTATEDYDDVRRVCDTIDIPYYTVNFAKEYYDSVFSYFLEEYKKGRTPNPDVLCNREIKFKRFLDYALRVVGGDYLATGHYAQIDFVNEQYRLKRSFDHNKDQTYFLCQLGQKELADVMFPIGHLAKDEVRYLAEKNNLATAKKKDSTGICFIGERNFTRFLSQYLPAQPGQIVDLAGNVKGTHQGLMYYTLGQRKGLGIGGEGTGEPWFVVSKDLEKNELIVVQGETHRALYSKSLEAIEMNWISGYPLAREFKCTAKFRYRQPDQDVLVRVLPDRVYVEFDKPQKAVTPGQIVVLYLDNICLGGGVIDSIEMI; encoded by the coding sequence ATGAAAATCGTTGTGGGCATGTCAGGCGGAGTTGATTCATCAGTTGCAGCATTACTATTGAAAGAGCGCGGTTACGAGGTTATCGGGGTCTTCATGAAAAACTGGGAAGAACTCGATGATTCGGGCGTATGTACGGCTACTGAAGATTATGATGATGTGAGACGGGTGTGCGATACCATTGATATTCCCTATTATACAGTGAATTTTGCGAAAGAATATTATGACTCTGTTTTTTCTTATTTTTTGGAAGAGTATAAAAAAGGGAGAACACCTAATCCGGATGTTTTATGTAACCGCGAAATAAAATTTAAGCGTTTTTTAGATTATGCACTGAGAGTTGTCGGTGGTGATTATTTGGCCACCGGTCATTACGCTCAGATTGATTTTGTTAATGAACAGTATCGCTTAAAACGCTCATTTGATCACAATAAAGATCAAACTTATTTTCTCTGTCAATTAGGTCAAAAAGAGTTGGCTGATGTGATGTTCCCGATTGGTCATTTGGCTAAAGATGAGGTACGATACCTGGCCGAAAAAAATAATCTGGCGACGGCCAAGAAAAAAGATTCAACCGGTATTTGTTTTATTGGAGAACGGAATTTTACCCGTTTTCTCAGTCAATACCTGCCGGCTCAGCCGGGTCAGATTGTCGATCTTGCCGGGAATGTCAAGGGCACCCATCAGGGACTGATGTATTATACGTTAGGCCAGCGCAAAGGCTTGGGGATCGGCGGCGAAGGCACGGGTGAACCATGGTTTGTGGTCAGTAAAGATCTGGAGAAAAATGAGTTGATTGTCGTGCAGGGAGAAACCCACCGCGCGCTTTATTCGAAATCGTTGGAAGCCATTGAAATGAATTGGATTAGCGGTTATCCGCTGGCACGAGAATTTAAATGTACCGCTAAATTCAGATATCGTCAACCAGATCAGGATGTGTTGGTTCGGGTGTTGCCCGATCGCGTCTATGTCGAATTTGACAAACCGCAAAAAGCAGTGACACCGGGACAAATTGTCGTTTTATATTTAGATAATATTTGTCTTGGCGGGGGCGTCATTGACTCGATCGAAATGATTTAA
- the gatC gene encoding Asp-tRNA(Asn)/Glu-tRNA(Gln) amidotransferase subunit GatC, which produces MSLSREDVTYVANLARLEFTEDEVTALADQLGAVLDYAETLNGLDTSQIKATEHVLAVQNVFREDEIKPCLTNEEALANAPESEAGCFKVPRVME; this is translated from the coding sequence ATGAGTTTATCACGAGAAGATGTCACCTACGTGGCCAATCTTGCCCGTTTGGAATTTACCGAGGATGAAGTAACCGCCCTCGCCGATCAACTGGGTGCCGTATTGGATTATGCCGAAACGCTTAACGGATTGGATACATCACAGATCAAAGCAACTGAACACGTATTAGCGGTACAAAATGTTTTTCGGGAGGATGAAATTAAACCTTGCCTGACGAATGAAGAAGCGCTGGCCAATGCACCAGAAAGTGAAGCCGGGTGCTTTAAGGTTCCCCGGGTTATGGAATAG
- the gatA gene encoding Asp-tRNA(Asn)/Glu-tRNA(Gln) amidotransferase subunit GatA produces MELSQKTIHEINDLLDKKEVTVTEVTQAVVNRINSVEKATDAYLSLQTEAALETAKTLDSELSKRDKKSPLEGIPYGLKDNMCTKGILTTCASKMLNNFNPPYNAQVYDCLTEAGGILLGKTNLDEFAMGSSTENSAYKVTHNPWNLNKVPGGSSGGSAVAVAADSAYFALGSDTGGSIRQPASFCGVVGMKPTYGLVSRYGLVAFASSLDQIGPFTKDVEDCALVLNAIVGHDAKDSTSLKLAKIDYTQNLQQGVKGLKVGVAKEFFGEGLQPEVRQKLEDAIAIYKALGAEIVDVSFQHLDYALSAYYMISSAEASSNLARYDGIRYGFRAEEYSDLVDLYKKTRSQGFGAEVKRRIMLGTYALSSGYYDAYYKKAMQVRTIIKEDFDQAFAGCDVLLTPTAPTTAFGIGEKTSSPLEMYLTDIYTVPVNIAGIPGVSIPCGLDNSGMPIGMQLLGPILSEETLLKVAWAFENESGLKNLKAPLETEV; encoded by the coding sequence ATGGAATTAAGTCAAAAAACGATACATGAAATTAATGACCTTCTGGATAAAAAAGAAGTTACGGTTACCGAGGTAACTCAAGCCGTGGTTAATCGCATTAACAGCGTTGAAAAAGCGACCGACGCTTACCTCAGCCTGCAAACCGAAGCTGCCTTAGAAACGGCTAAAACTTTAGATTCCGAGTTGTCTAAAAGAGACAAAAAAAGCCCTCTGGAAGGGATTCCTTATGGCTTAAAAGATAACATGTGCACAAAAGGGATCTTAACGACGTGTGCATCTAAAATGTTAAATAATTTCAACCCGCCGTATAATGCCCAAGTTTATGATTGTCTGACTGAAGCGGGAGGGATTCTGTTGGGAAAAACCAACTTGGATGAATTTGCGATGGGTTCCTCAACCGAAAATTCGGCCTATAAAGTGACACATAATCCCTGGAATTTAAACAAGGTTCCGGGCGGTTCCAGTGGTGGTTCAGCAGTCGCTGTTGCTGCTGATAGCGCTTATTTTGCGTTGGGATCAGATACGGGCGGATCAATTCGGCAACCGGCATCATTTTGCGGAGTTGTGGGGATGAAACCAACCTATGGTTTAGTCTCTCGATATGGTCTGGTGGCATTTGCATCCTCCTTAGATCAGATTGGTCCCTTTACTAAAGATGTTGAAGATTGTGCCTTGGTTTTAAATGCCATTGTTGGCCATGATGCCAAAGATTCGACCTCGCTTAAACTGGCAAAAATTGACTATACACAAAACTTACAACAAGGGGTTAAGGGGTTAAAAGTGGGAGTGGCCAAAGAATTTTTTGGCGAGGGCTTGCAACCGGAAGTCCGGCAGAAACTGGAAGATGCCATTGCCATTTATAAAGCGCTGGGAGCTGAAATTGTTGATGTATCCTTCCAGCATTTAGATTATGCGCTGTCAGCTTATTATATGATTTCATCAGCCGAAGCCAGTTCCAATCTGGCCCGTTATGACGGAATCCGTTATGGTTTTAGAGCCGAAGAATATAGCGATCTCGTTGACTTATATAAGAAAACGCGCAGCCAGGGTTTTGGCGCTGAGGTTAAACGACGGATTATGTTGGGAACCTATGCCCTCAGCTCCGGTTATTATGATGCTTATTATAAAAAAGCGATGCAGGTACGAACGATCATTAAGGAAGATTTTGATCAGGCTTTTGCCGGATGTGATGTGTTATTAACACCAACAGCGCCAACCACAGCTTTTGGGATTGGCGAAAAAACCAGCAGTCCCCTGGAAATGTATTTAACCGATATTTATACGGTGCCGGTAAACATTGCCGGAATTCCCGGGGTTTCCATTCCTTGTGGTTTAGATAACAGCGGGATGCCGATTGGAATGCAATTGTTGGGCCCGATCTTAAGTGAAGAAACGCTCTTAAAAGTAGCCTGGGCATTTGAAAATGAATCCGGTTTGAAGAATTTAAAAGCACCATTGGAAACGGAGGTCTAA
- a CDS encoding response regulator transcription factor, which produces MRVLLVEDEKPLAAALGKIFEKNKILIDVVNDGIEGKLLSENDVYDVIILDIMLPGMSGLEILKEIRAAGKNVPILLLTAKDDTKDKVNGLNMGADDYLVKPFVTEELIARVRALGRRPWEVYQDNVIHFANISLNINSGELYVDDVLNRLTAKEAQLLEMFIRNPGMTISKEQILDRIWGIESMAMENSVEIYVHYLRKKLETSQTYIKTIRGMGYVLKERENVKP; this is translated from the coding sequence ATGCGTGTTCTTTTAGTTGAGGATGAAAAACCATTGGCAGCAGCACTGGGAAAAATCTTTGAAAAAAATAAAATATTGATTGATGTTGTCAACGATGGGATCGAAGGTAAATTACTGAGTGAAAATGATGTTTATGATGTGATTATTCTCGATATTATGCTACCGGGGATGTCTGGTCTGGAGATCTTAAAAGAGATCAGAGCGGCCGGAAAAAATGTCCCCATTCTTTTGTTAACGGCTAAAGATGATACTAAAGACAAGGTCAACGGATTGAATATGGGCGCCGATGATTATCTGGTCAAACCGTTTGTGACGGAAGAATTGATTGCCAGGGTAAGAGCTTTGGGACGACGGCCCTGGGAAGTGTATCAGGACAATGTCATTCATTTTGCGAATATCTCACTCAATATTAACTCTGGCGAATTGTATGTTGACGACGTTTTAAACCGATTAACCGCCAAAGAAGCGCAATTATTGGAGATGTTTATTAGAAATCCCGGGATGACTATTTCGAAAGAACAGATTTTAGATCGAATTTGGGGAATCGAAAGCATGGCAATGGAAAATAGCGTCGAAATCTATGTGCATTATTTAAGGAAAAAGCTGGAGACATCCCAGACCTATATTAAAACGATTCGGGGGATGGGTTATGTTTTAAAGGAGCGGGAGAATGTTAAGCCTTAA
- a CDS encoding sensor histidine kinase, with protein sequence MLSLNKLRINLTLMNTGVLIGLLLFISIFLYVVLSMDVETNVNNNLKIYCSQLANEVEYLERLEAGQAVTEEEEQGYFEYTRSLVQNNISYVIFDQQFRVLDQSYSLPLEEEKLVEISKHYFGKKNEKYLISDYKQNDREYKICTYMVINKNGEMKIVQSMKNMASERSLLGNAQELVGFTVLIGASLSFLGGYFLSGRSLIPIKKSVERQQEFLADASHELRTPIAVIQTNLEVVKASMDESVESQIMWINNAYDEVQWMQHIVEDLMLLARADSGNMVVQREAIDLNYLIRVVCEKMAPIAGKKGIKFINKLEENLKINGDEKQITQLIVILLDNAIKYSNKNTTIRVIGKNTISGVMVEVIDQGIGIPQDEINRVTQRFYRVDKARSRTEGGTGLGLSIANWIVDEHHAGMIIESEEKKGTKIILNFDRGGEKNE encoded by the coding sequence ATGTTAAGCCTTAATAAGCTTCGAATCAATCTTACCCTCATGAATACAGGAGTCCTGATTGGGCTCCTATTATTTATTTCTATTTTTTTATATGTCGTCTTGAGCATGGATGTTGAAACAAATGTGAATAACAACCTTAAAATATACTGTTCCCAACTGGCCAACGAAGTGGAATATTTAGAGCGCCTGGAAGCCGGGCAAGCGGTCACCGAAGAAGAGGAGCAGGGTTATTTTGAATACACCCGAAGCCTTGTTCAAAACAATATTTCCTATGTTATTTTTGATCAACAATTCAGAGTATTAGACCAATCCTACTCATTGCCGTTAGAAGAAGAAAAACTTGTTGAAATTTCAAAACATTATTTTGGCAAAAAAAATGAAAAATACTTGATCAGCGATTATAAACAAAACGATCGCGAATATAAGATTTGTACTTATATGGTAATTAATAAAAATGGCGAAATGAAAATTGTTCAATCGATGAAAAATATGGCTTCAGAGCGGTCGCTGTTAGGGAATGCGCAAGAATTAGTCGGATTTACGGTCCTGATTGGGGCTTCATTATCTTTTTTAGGGGGATATTTTCTATCCGGACGTTCACTGATTCCGATCAAAAAAAGTGTTGAACGTCAACAGGAATTTTTAGCCGATGCTTCCCATGAATTAAGAACGCCAATCGCCGTTATTCAGACCAATTTGGAAGTAGTTAAAGCCAGTATGGACGAAAGTGTTGAAAGCCAGATCATGTGGATCAATAATGCCTATGATGAGGTTCAGTGGATGCAGCATATTGTTGAAGACCTGATGCTTTTAGCGCGGGCGGATTCCGGGAATATGGTGGTTCAACGAGAAGCGATTGACTTGAATTATCTGATTCGGGTCGTTTGCGAAAAAATGGCGCCAATCGCCGGGAAAAAGGGCATTAAGTTTATTAATAAACTCGAAGAAAATTTGAAAATTAATGGCGATGAAAAACAAATTACGCAATTGATTGTGATTCTATTAGATAATGCGATTAAGTACAGCAATAAAAATACGACGATTCGAGTCATTGGAAAAAACACGATTTCAGGAGTGATGGTGGAAGTGATTGATCAAGGGATTGGAATTCCCCAAGATGAGATTAATCGCGTGACCCAACGTTTTTATCGGGTGGATAAAGCCCGCTCACGAACGGAAGGTGGAACGGGTTTGGGATTGTCGATTGCTAATTGGATTGTTGATGAACACCATGCCGGGATGATTATCGAAAGTGAAGAAAAAAAAGGAACTAAAATTATCTTGAATTTTGATCGAGGAGGCGAAAAAAATGAGTAG
- the ligA gene encoding NAD-dependent DNA ligase LigA yields the protein MSETQIEALRKKIDNYNRAYYQNDQPIVSDYEYDRCLQELIALETAHPELITPDSPTQRVGGSPSESFNKVIYSRPKLSLSNAFEAGDLRDFDRRVRQTCPAASYVVEYKFDGLTVVLNYEKGMFVQGATRGDGAVGENVTTNLKTIRTIPLRLEEPLTLEVRGEVFMAKADFEKLNQRRLEQGESPFANPRNAAAGSLRQLDPKLTAARPLDIFVFNLESAGQPELKTHVETLDYLKKQGFKTSAVKTFDGIEAIIDYCQLMEIERKKLPFEIDGLVIKVNELSFREILGNTTKSPRWAIAYKFTPDQAITTVDAITVQVGRTGALTPVAELTPVLLAGSVISRATLHNEDNIKEKDIRIGDFVVIQKAGDVIPEVDHVVTEKRSGSEVIFQMPKKCPVCGEPTFRIEGEAVTKCLNMACPAQVFRKLVHFTSRDAMNIEGLGPGVLRLLMDQQLVIDPVDIYHLDAHKEKLVTLEKMGEKSVENLLTGIEESKNRELSRLIFGLGIPLVGARGAKILAEHYRTMTKIMQAQVADLKEIFEIGEKMATEIVDFFQTPTNIEIINGLAAAGLNMVQETQWDSQTLAGKTFVLTGTLPTLDRREAKALIETNGGKVSSSVSKKTDYLLSGEKSGSKQTKAQELGIAIINEEQFLALVTSSEFDL from the coding sequence ATGAGTGAAACTCAAATTGAAGCATTAAGAAAAAAAATTGATAATTATAATCGTGCTTATTATCAAAATGATCAGCCGATCGTGTCGGATTATGAATATGATCGATGCCTGCAGGAACTGATTGCTCTGGAAACGGCACATCCCGAATTAATCACACCTGATTCGCCAACCCAACGGGTTGGCGGCAGTCCCTCCGAGAGTTTTAATAAGGTGATCTATAGCCGCCCCAAACTTAGTTTGAGCAATGCTTTTGAGGCGGGCGATCTGCGTGATTTTGATCGCCGGGTGCGGCAAACCTGTCCCGCAGCAAGCTATGTGGTGGAATATAAATTTGACGGTTTAACAGTAGTCTTAAATTATGAAAAGGGGATGTTTGTTCAGGGGGCTACCCGTGGTGACGGTGCGGTTGGCGAAAATGTAACAACGAATCTGAAAACCATTCGGACCATTCCATTGCGGCTTGAAGAACCGCTAACGTTGGAGGTGCGGGGAGAAGTTTTTATGGCGAAAGCAGATTTTGAAAAACTCAATCAGCGCCGTTTGGAGCAGGGCGAGAGCCCTTTTGCCAACCCCCGAAATGCGGCCGCCGGTTCGTTAAGACAACTGGACCCTAAACTTACGGCCGCCCGGCCACTGGATATTTTTGTATTTAATTTGGAATCGGCGGGGCAACCCGAACTTAAAACCCACGTTGAAACGCTGGACTACTTAAAAAAGCAGGGCTTTAAAACCAGTGCTGTTAAAACTTTTGATGGCATTGAAGCAATTATTGATTATTGTCAGTTGATGGAAATAGAAAGAAAAAAGCTGCCGTTTGAAATTGACGGGTTAGTGATTAAGGTAAATGAACTGTCGTTTCGCGAAATCTTGGGAAACACGACTAAAAGTCCCCGTTGGGCAATTGCTTATAAGTTTACCCCCGATCAGGCCATTACCACCGTCGATGCCATTACGGTTCAAGTTGGTAGAACCGGAGCTTTAACGCCGGTAGCCGAACTGACGCCGGTTTTACTGGCAGGATCAGTGATTAGTCGGGCAACATTGCATAATGAAGATAATATCAAGGAAAAAGATATTCGCATTGGTGATTTTGTGGTGATCCAGAAAGCTGGCGATGTGATTCCCGAAGTTGATCATGTGGTAACGGAAAAACGAAGCGGTAGTGAAGTCATTTTTCAAATGCCAAAAAAATGTCCGGTTTGTGGCGAACCAACCTTTCGGATTGAAGGGGAAGCAGTAACTAAATGTTTGAATATGGCCTGCCCGGCTCAGGTTTTCCGAAAACTGGTTCATTTTACTTCCCGCGATGCGATGAACATTGAAGGTTTGGGACCCGGTGTATTGCGATTATTAATGGATCAACAACTGGTGATCGATCCGGTTGATATTTATCATCTTGATGCCCACAAAGAAAAGTTAGTTACGCTCGAGAAGATGGGTGAAAAATCGGTTGAGAATCTTTTGACTGGGATTGAAGAATCAAAAAACCGCGAATTATCACGGCTTATTTTTGGCTTGGGCATTCCCCTGGTGGGTGCCAGAGGGGCGAAAATTTTAGCGGAACATTATCGCACCATGACAAAAATTATGCAGGCACAAGTCGCAGACCTGAAAGAAATTTTTGAGATTGGGGAAAAAATGGCGACCGAAATTGTTGATTTTTTTCAGACCCCGACCAATATTGAAATCATCAACGGACTGGCGGCCGCGGGCCTGAATATGGTTCAGGAAACGCAATGGGATTCCCAGACATTGGCAGGAAAAACCTTTGTCCTGACCGGAACTCTTCCGACTTTGGATCGACGAGAAGCCAAAGCGTTAATCGAAACCAATGGCGGAAAAGTATCGTCCAGTGTCAGTAAAAAAACCGATTATCTATTGTCAGGAGAAAAATCTGGCTCTAAACAAACGAAAGCTCAGGAACTGGGAATTGCAATAATTAACGAAGAACAGTTTTTAGCCCTTGTCACCAGTAGTGAATTTGATTTATAA
- a CDS encoding ATP-dependent helicase: MSLLDGLNSRQREAAETTEGPLLILAGAGSGKTRTIIHRIAHIIETERAWPSQILAITFTNKAAGEMRERIAKMNIQDSKRIWMATFHAMCARIMRTHSQWLGYDDNFVIYDTDDQKRLYKSLIKELGLNDKYFTSQFLGGEISTAKNNFISPEAYSKENSGDFRKEKVGIYYKRYQESLKANNAMDFDDLIYNTLVLFKGFPEILEQYQNRFKYIMVDEYQDTNHSQYELVNMLAAKNKNICVCGDDDQSIYGWRGADISNILDFEKDYTNAKVVKLEENYRSTQTILDCANGVIVRNTGRKEKALWTNNAGDEKIMISSFNQGYDEARFVVDEINDNIAKGNGIYGDFAILYRTNAQSRLFEEALMRAGLPYQLIGGTGFYSRVEIKDTIAYLNVLSNPKDNMGFMRIVNVPKRGIGSATIEKIAEYANFKSFSLMEAFHHVEEIPELSPSVKNKVRAFSELMKTLEKIQETANLSELIAAVIEKTGYLNMLETGKMDKGESRLENLQELLSSAADFEKNSDDQSLSAYLETVALSSETDKYDGDEGKVLLMTLHNAKGLEFPIVFIPGLEEGIFPHGRALDSPEDIEEERRICYVGITRAMKRLYLSWAAERTLYGRRQIQSPSRFLKEMPDEVCVENKQRYERKPEIDVETKKNKTFSERVTQSKVAIRRNNSHAVNHHINQVENTFGLTDKVKHKKFGIGTVVEVKNNMISVAFPGVGIKKMDPTFVEKA; the protein is encoded by the coding sequence ATGAGTTTATTAGACGGTTTAAACAGTCGGCAACGGGAAGCAGCAGAAACCACAGAAGGACCATTATTAATCCTGGCGGGAGCCGGATCAGGAAAAACACGAACCATTATCCATCGAATTGCCCATATCATTGAAACGGAACGGGCCTGGCCATCACAAATCCTGGCCATTACCTTTACTAATAAAGCCGCCGGGGAAATGCGGGAACGTATTGCCAAAATGAACATTCAGGACAGTAAGCGGATTTGGATGGCAACATTTCACGCCATGTGCGCACGAATCATGCGAACGCATAGCCAATGGTTAGGTTACGACGATAATTTTGTTATTTATGACACGGATGACCAGAAACGTTTATATAAAAGTTTGATCAAAGAATTAGGATTGAATGATAAATACTTTACCAGCCAATTTTTAGGCGGGGAAATTTCCACGGCCAAAAATAACTTTATCAGTCCCGAAGCTTACAGCAAAGAAAATAGCGGTGATTTTAGAAAAGAAAAGGTCGGCATTTATTATAAACGCTACCAGGAAAGTTTAAAGGCAAATAATGCCATGGATTTTGATGACCTTATCTATAATACCCTGGTTTTATTTAAAGGTTTTCCGGAAATTTTGGAACAATATCAAAATCGTTTTAAATATATTATGGTTGATGAATATCAAGATACCAACCATAGCCAATATGAACTGGTTAATATGCTGGCGGCTAAAAATAAAAATATTTGTGTCTGCGGTGATGATGATCAGAGTATTTACGGATGGCGGGGCGCTGATATCAGCAATATCCTTGATTTTGAAAAAGATTATACCAATGCCAAGGTTGTCAAATTGGAAGAAAATTACCGTTCCACCCAGACCATTTTGGATTGTGCCAATGGCGTAATCGTCAGAAATACCGGTCGTAAAGAAAAGGCCTTATGGACGAACAATGCTGGTGACGAAAAGATCATGATCTCATCATTTAACCAGGGTTATGATGAGGCCCGCTTCGTTGTTGATGAAATTAACGACAATATTGCCAAAGGAAATGGCATTTATGGTGATTTTGCGATTCTTTATCGGACAAATGCCCAGTCCCGATTATTCGAAGAAGCGCTGATGCGGGCCGGGTTGCCTTATCAGTTAATCGGGGGAACCGGGTTTTATTCACGGGTCGAAATTAAAGATACCATCGCATATTTAAATGTGCTTAGCAATCCCAAAGATAATATGGGCTTTATGCGAATTGTCAATGTTCCCAAGCGGGGGATTGGATCGGCAACCATTGAAAAAATAGCCGAGTACGCTAATTTTAAAAGTTTTAGTTTAATGGAGGCATTTCATCATGTCGAAGAAATTCCAGAGTTAAGCCCCAGTGTCAAAAATAAGGTTCGAGCGTTTAGTGAGTTAATGAAAACACTCGAAAAGATCCAGGAAACGGCAAATTTAAGTGAATTGATTGCGGCCGTGATTGAAAAAACCGGATATCTTAATATGCTGGAAACCGGAAAAATGGATAAAGGCGAAAGCCGCTTAGAAAATCTCCAGGAGTTATTATCTTCGGCGGCTGATTTTGAAAAAAATAGCGATGATCAAAGTTTGAGTGCATATTTAGAAACGGTTGCTTTGTCTTCAGAAACCGATAAATACGATGGCGATGAAGGAAAAGTATTGTTAATGACGCTTCATAATGCCAAGGGACTGGAATTCCCGATTGTTTTTATTCCGGGATTGGAAGAAGGAATTTTCCCGCATGGACGAGCCCTGGATTCGCCAGAAGATATTGAAGAGGAACGGCGGATTTGTTATGTTGGCATTACCCGGGCGATGAAACGTCTTTATTTGTCATGGGCCGCCGAAAGAACCCTGTATGGACGGCGCCAGATACAAAGCCCATCACGGTTTTTAAAAGAAATGCCGGATGAAGTTTGTGTTGAAAACAAGCAACGTTACGAACGTAAACCGGAAATTGATGTTGAAACAAAGAAAAACAAAACCTTTTCAGAGCGAGTGACGCAGTCAAAAGTAGCCATTCGTCGAAATAATTCGCACGCGGTTAATCATCATATCAATCAAGTTGAAAACACTTTTGGGTTAACGGACAAAGTGAAACATAAAAAGTTTGGAATTGGCACCGTTGTTGAAGTTAAAAATAATATGATTTCGGTGGCTTTTCCGGGGGTTGGGATAAAGAAAATGGACCCTACTTTTGTTGAAAAAGCCTAG